Proteins encoded together in one Planctomyces sp. SH-PL14 window:
- a CDS encoding UDP-2,3-diacylglucosamine diphosphatase has product MVSRAWAGKARPIRTLFLSDVHLGSRHAQTGPLLEFLGRWIPSQVYVVGDFVDGWQWRRGCWHQDYSRILNVFEYWADHGTTIHYTPGNHDNFLRDPEIARVIERQLGFVEIQDEFQADMIDGRKLLVMHGDQFDLVEGSAQWVSKMSTVVYDSILTANWHLSRMVRRHHVSPYDLCARAKKRVKQVIRFLSSFESTILEYARAKGCDGVMCGHLHTPIISPRGEMVYCNTGDWVENCTAIIEHDDGELRLEHFYTGDRLRPRSSRKGAAPMGLENWSAAAPSLNLMQSPSLNLVQGTGLIPESSMTEPSC; this is encoded by the coding sequence ATGGTTTCGCGAGCCTGGGCTGGGAAAGCCCGTCCGATCCGCACCCTGTTCCTGAGCGACGTTCACCTGGGCAGCCGGCATGCCCAGACGGGCCCCCTGCTGGAGTTCCTGGGACGCTGGATTCCCAGTCAGGTCTATGTCGTCGGCGACTTCGTGGATGGGTGGCAGTGGCGTCGCGGCTGCTGGCATCAGGATTACAGCCGCATCCTGAACGTCTTCGAGTACTGGGCCGACCACGGAACCACGATCCACTACACCCCCGGCAACCACGACAACTTCCTCCGTGACCCCGAAATCGCCCGCGTCATCGAGCGGCAGCTCGGCTTCGTGGAGATCCAGGACGAGTTCCAGGCCGACATGATCGACGGCCGCAAGCTTCTCGTCATGCACGGGGACCAGTTCGATCTTGTGGAAGGCTCCGCGCAGTGGGTCTCCAAGATGAGCACGGTGGTCTACGACAGCATCCTGACCGCCAACTGGCACCTGAGCCGCATGGTCCGCCGGCACCATGTCAGCCCATACGACTTGTGTGCCCGCGCGAAGAAGCGGGTCAAGCAGGTGATCCGCTTCCTGAGCTCCTTCGAGTCGACGATCCTCGAGTACGCCCGGGCGAAGGGGTGCGACGGGGTCATGTGCGGACACCTTCATACCCCGATCATTTCTCCCCGCGGGGAGATGGTGTACTGCAACACCGGGGACTGGGTCGAGAACTGCACCGCCATCATCGAGCACGACGACGGCGAACTGCGGCTCGAGCACTTCTACACCGGCGACCGTCTCCGCCCGAGGAGCTCCCGCAAAGGGGCGGCTCCGATGGGCCTGGAGAACTGGAGTGCCGCGGCTCCGTCGCTTAACCTGATGCAGAGCCCGTCTCTCAATCTCGTGCAGGGCACGGGATTGATCCCTGAATCGTCCATGACCGAGCCGAGTTGCTGA
- a CDS encoding discoidin domain-containing protein, which translates to MSRPAVLALATGALLLLSILPPSVRAQDPPATKPPAKPIKALLVAGGCCHDYAGQTKVLSKGISERAFVQVDVYWTDDKGTAPVFPLYEKPDWAKGYDVIIHDECASSINDKALIQRILDTHETIPAVNLHCGMHSFRTGTDMWFDFLGVQSSAHGPQEPIRIEFVDKDHPITKPLENWQTIKEELYNNVKLHGAHPLAIGKQTYKKNGQEVTDEYVVAWTNDKQGARSFSTTIGHNTDTVADPKYLDLVTRGLLWSCGKLTPEYFVPFTGENKVTFIPSKAQAQAPAAAPTVLGTMPKNATLVKLSASSSEGHNPMIGAVDGNPQTRWCAAGGNYPQWLQLELPKPHKLEAITLTWESNNAYEYRVEGSADGNTWTLLLDATKNTQPGIHEDKLITADPVKFVRITGTGMKHGGWCSIREIVLKGDGIQSLWPAGADGKPFEAKPTLADPYSKEGNVPPKAEKLTPEKEAAILKDITVPDGFDVTVFAAPPMVNYPVFVAAAPDGTLFVSSDGNGSLGRSPKRGRVIRLKDTDGDGRADETNVFCEIDAPRGLVWDHDRLYLMHPPHLSVFIDKDGDGKSDEQKVLVKDLAFGYADRPADHTTNGMSLGVDGWLYIAGGDFGFLNAEGTDGRKVQHRGGGVLRVRPDGTGLEIYSTGTRNILEVAISPAMEMFARDNTNDGGGWDVRLHHFTGGDDHGYPRLYKNFNDECVQPLADYGGGSGCGAVYIDEPGFGKWNDAPFTADWGTGSLYRHTVEPKGSTFAETAKPEPFIRMTRPTDADVDALSRVYCASWKGATFNWEGPDVGYIVCVKPKGFRAEPLPNFAKATGDELVRQFESPSYRRRVEAQRELVRRGDKRSDELLARGLRQQNDARALAGKLTGSASDADVVANLGAEDPVIRHIAIREAARRRLSKGCFDTLTSSGPQRAGALRALAMMHEPEVVTGLIARLEQERDTASRLGLLSALCRLHYHEGTWKGDSWGTRPDTRGPYYQPEAWSETPRIAAVLKATLQTASPEEAGHLVREMNRNRIQSNEALEQIIALAKSNPKLVPDAVLQMAAVDTVPPAGIPLVLEAARSRDASPATLAGAVAILSKSNEPAAVPALLAALATLDEAKGSGKDQEAARNAFLAATVIESQHAAVEEAAEKAEGRAADWASAALLTLASRNNGSPEARDAAQKAIRTAWATPARRIQLIKAAARIRSHAIDDEILFAEGDEDKAVAEAARRAIGDLKLSRRAPDTSPKIGSLPPEQVIAQVVPRKGDPGLGELLFTKANCIACHTTSKDQAQKGPFLGSIAKTYKRPDLATAILIPSKTIAQGFTTNVIVLTDGRVVTGFVTNEESDRVTLRDAQAKEYVISKADIEERGTQPVSMMPEGVMKNYTLHELASLLDYLEALSVK; encoded by the coding sequence ATGTCGAGACCCGCCGTACTGGCCCTGGCCACAGGGGCCCTGCTCCTCTTGTCGATTCTCCCACCCTCGGTCCGCGCCCAGGATCCCCCCGCCACCAAGCCCCCCGCCAAACCGATCAAGGCCCTTCTTGTCGCCGGCGGCTGCTGCCACGACTACGCCGGCCAGACCAAGGTCCTCAGCAAAGGGATCTCCGAGCGGGCCTTCGTCCAGGTCGACGTCTACTGGACCGACGACAAGGGAACCGCCCCCGTCTTCCCCCTCTACGAGAAGCCGGACTGGGCCAAAGGCTACGACGTCATCATCCATGACGAGTGTGCCTCCAGCATCAACGACAAGGCCCTCATCCAGCGGATCCTCGACACCCACGAGACGATCCCGGCGGTGAACCTCCACTGCGGCATGCACAGCTTCCGCACCGGGACCGACATGTGGTTCGACTTCCTCGGCGTGCAGTCGAGCGCCCACGGCCCCCAGGAGCCGATCCGGATCGAGTTCGTCGACAAGGACCACCCGATCACGAAGCCGCTCGAAAACTGGCAGACGATCAAGGAAGAGCTCTACAACAACGTCAAGCTCCACGGCGCCCACCCGCTCGCCATCGGCAAGCAGACCTACAAGAAGAACGGCCAGGAGGTCACGGACGAATACGTCGTCGCCTGGACCAACGACAAGCAGGGAGCCAGGAGCTTCAGCACGACGATCGGCCACAACACCGACACCGTCGCCGACCCCAAGTATCTCGATCTCGTGACCCGCGGCCTCCTCTGGTCCTGCGGCAAGCTCACCCCAGAGTACTTCGTCCCCTTCACCGGCGAGAACAAGGTCACCTTCATCCCCTCGAAGGCCCAGGCTCAGGCCCCCGCCGCGGCTCCCACGGTCCTGGGGACGATGCCGAAGAACGCGACCCTCGTGAAGCTCTCGGCCTCCAGCTCCGAAGGGCACAACCCGATGATCGGCGCCGTCGACGGCAACCCGCAGACGCGGTGGTGCGCCGCGGGCGGGAACTACCCGCAGTGGCTCCAGCTCGAGCTCCCCAAGCCGCACAAGCTCGAAGCGATCACGCTCACGTGGGAGAGCAACAATGCCTACGAGTACCGCGTCGAAGGCTCCGCCGACGGCAACACCTGGACGCTCCTCCTCGACGCAACGAAGAACACCCAGCCTGGCATCCACGAGGACAAGCTCATCACGGCCGACCCGGTCAAGTTCGTCCGGATCACCGGGACCGGGATGAAGCACGGCGGCTGGTGCAGCATCCGCGAAATCGTCCTCAAAGGGGACGGGATCCAGTCGCTCTGGCCCGCGGGGGCGGACGGCAAGCCGTTCGAAGCAAAGCCGACGCTCGCCGATCCCTACTCCAAGGAAGGGAACGTCCCGCCGAAAGCGGAGAAGCTGACGCCGGAGAAGGAAGCAGCGATCCTCAAGGACATCACCGTCCCGGACGGGTTCGACGTGACGGTCTTCGCCGCCCCGCCGATGGTGAACTACCCGGTCTTCGTTGCCGCCGCGCCGGACGGAACGCTGTTTGTCAGCTCGGACGGCAACGGCTCGCTTGGGCGCTCGCCGAAGCGGGGCCGGGTCATCCGCCTGAAGGACACCGACGGCGACGGACGGGCCGACGAAACGAACGTCTTCTGCGAGATCGACGCTCCCCGCGGCCTCGTGTGGGACCATGACCGCCTGTACTTGATGCACCCGCCGCACCTCAGCGTCTTCATCGACAAGGACGGCGACGGCAAGTCGGACGAGCAGAAGGTTCTCGTGAAGGACCTCGCCTTCGGTTACGCCGATCGTCCCGCCGACCACACGACCAACGGGATGAGCCTCGGCGTCGACGGCTGGCTCTACATCGCTGGCGGGGACTTCGGGTTCCTGAACGCCGAAGGGACCGACGGCCGGAAGGTCCAGCACCGCGGCGGCGGCGTCCTGCGGGTCCGCCCGGACGGAACGGGGCTGGAGATCTACTCGACCGGCACGCGGAACATTCTCGAAGTCGCGATCAGCCCCGCGATGGAAATGTTCGCCCGCGACAACACGAACGACGGCGGCGGATGGGACGTCCGGCTGCACCACTTCACTGGCGGGGACGACCACGGCTACCCGCGGCTCTACAAGAACTTCAACGACGAGTGCGTGCAGCCACTCGCCGACTACGGCGGCGGCTCGGGCTGCGGCGCAGTCTACATCGACGAGCCCGGCTTCGGGAAGTGGAACGACGCGCCGTTCACCGCCGACTGGGGAACCGGCTCGCTCTACCGCCACACCGTCGAGCCCAAGGGATCGACATTCGCGGAAACGGCCAAGCCCGAACCGTTCATCCGCATGACCCGCCCCACCGATGCCGACGTCGACGCCCTGAGCCGCGTCTACTGCGCGAGCTGGAAGGGGGCCACGTTCAACTGGGAAGGTCCGGACGTCGGCTACATCGTCTGCGTGAAGCCGAAGGGGTTTCGCGCCGAGCCGCTCCCGAATTTTGCTAAGGCCACGGGCGATGAGCTCGTCCGGCAGTTCGAATCGCCGAGCTATCGCCGCCGCGTCGAGGCCCAGCGGGAACTGGTCCGCCGCGGCGACAAGCGGAGCGACGAACTCCTCGCCCGCGGCCTGCGGCAGCAGAACGACGCCCGAGCCCTCGCCGGTAAGCTGACCGGCTCCGCATCGGATGCCGATGTCGTCGCGAACCTGGGAGCGGAGGATCCGGTCATCCGGCACATCGCCATCCGAGAAGCGGCCCGCCGCCGTCTCTCGAAGGGATGCTTCGACACCCTGACCTCCAGCGGTCCGCAGCGGGCCGGTGCCCTGCGGGCTCTCGCGATGATGCACGAGCCCGAAGTCGTCACCGGCCTGATTGCCCGACTCGAACAGGAGCGCGACACCGCCAGCCGGCTCGGCCTTCTTTCCGCTTTGTGCCGGCTCCACTACCACGAAGGGACGTGGAAGGGGGACTCGTGGGGGACGCGGCCCGATACCCGCGGCCCGTACTACCAGCCCGAAGCCTGGAGCGAGACCCCGCGGATCGCCGCCGTCCTGAAGGCGACGCTCCAGACCGCTTCGCCTGAGGAAGCGGGACACCTCGTCCGCGAGATGAACCGCAACCGGATTCAGTCGAACGAGGCGCTGGAACAGATCATCGCCCTCGCGAAGTCGAACCCGAAGCTCGTCCCGGACGCGGTCCTCCAGATGGCGGCGGTCGACACGGTCCCCCCCGCGGGAATCCCGCTCGTCCTCGAGGCCGCCCGCAGTCGGGACGCTTCCCCCGCCACACTCGCCGGGGCGGTCGCGATCCTGTCAAAGTCGAATGAGCCCGCCGCGGTCCCGGCGCTGCTGGCAGCCTTGGCGACCCTCGATGAAGCGAAGGGATCGGGTAAGGACCAGGAAGCAGCCCGGAACGCGTTCCTCGCCGCGACCGTGATCGAGAGCCAGCACGCCGCCGTCGAAGAGGCCGCCGAGAAAGCCGAGGGCCGCGCCGCCGACTGGGCCAGTGCCGCCCTGCTGACCCTCGCCTCCCGCAACAACGGCAGCCCGGAAGCTCGCGATGCCGCGCAGAAGGCGATCCGAACCGCCTGGGCCACGCCGGCCCGCCGGATCCAGCTCATCAAGGCCGCGGCCCGCATCCGCAGCCACGCCATCGACGACGAAATCCTCTTTGCCGAAGGGGATGAGGACAAAGCGGTCGCCGAGGCGGCCCGCCGGGCGATTGGCGACCTGAAGCTCAGCCGCCGGGCACCGGACACCAGCCCCAAGATCGGCTCGCTCCCGCCGGAGCAGGTCATCGCCCAGGTCGTCCCCCGCAAGGGAGACCCAGGGCTCGGCGAGCTCCTCTTCACCAAGGCCAACTGCATCGCCTGTCACACAACGTCGAAGGATCAGGCCCAGAAAGGCCCGTTCCTCGGCAGCATCGCCAAGACCTACAAGCGGCCGGACCTCGCGACCGCGATCCTGATCCCGAGCAAGACGATCGCCCAGGGCTTCACCACGAACGTGATCGTCCTGACCGACGGCCGGGTCGTCACCGGCTTCGTCACGAACGAGGAGAGCGACCGGGTCACGCTCCGGGACGCGCAAGCGAAGGAATATGTGATCAGCAAGGCCGACATCGAAGAGCGCGGCACGCAGCCCGTCTCCATGATGCCTGAGGGTGTCATGAAGAACTACACGCTCCATGAGCTGGCGTCGCTGCTGGACTACCTGGAGGCGCTCTCGGTCAAGTGA
- a CDS encoding TfoX/Sxy family DNA transformation protein, whose protein sequence is MPDPNGHKLFVNLGASQTRRRLKGFGHGVRKILSAGKNRSYVIHTATGRHLESLKAQFADVGCAESERELSEPIENLRNVGPTSAEKLRSVGVLSRADLERLGPVTAYRLVRDAHPEVTLNLLWTLAAGVDDQDWRELSEATKQSLQSRLRDGELL, encoded by the coding sequence ATGCCCGATCCCAATGGCCACAAACTGTTCGTCAACCTCGGTGCCTCGCAGACGCGGCGGCGGCTCAAAGGCTTCGGCCACGGCGTCCGGAAGATTCTCAGCGCGGGCAAGAACCGCTCCTACGTGATTCACACCGCCACCGGCCGGCATCTGGAGTCGCTCAAGGCCCAGTTCGCGGATGTCGGCTGCGCGGAGTCGGAGCGGGAGTTGAGCGAACCGATCGAGAACCTGCGGAACGTCGGCCCGACTTCGGCGGAGAAGCTCCGGTCCGTCGGCGTCCTTTCGCGAGCCGATCTCGAACGGCTCGGGCCGGTCACGGCCTACCGGCTTGTTCGTGACGCTCACCCGGAAGTGACGCTCAATCTTCTGTGGACTCTGGCGGCGGGTGTGGACGACCAGGACTGGCGGGAGCTTTCCGAGGCGACGAAGCAGTCCCTTCAGTCGCGTCTTCGGGACGGTGAGTTGTTGTGA